The genomic region GCAGTAATATTCGGATTAAAAGATGAAATTATAGAGAAAGTTTGTAAAGAAGATCATGGAATAGTTGTTCCTTCTAATTATAATAGTCCGGGCCAATTAGTAATTTCTGGAGAAGAAAAATCTTTAAAAAGAGTTTGTCAATCTTTAAAAAAAATGGGAGCTAAAAGAATATTAAGACTTCCTGTTCATGGAGCCTTTCATTCTCCAATTATGGAGCCAGCTAAAAAAAAATTATCAAAATTTATAGAAAAAATTTCATTTAAAGACTCTAAATGTCCAATATATCAGAATGTAACGGCTAAATCAGTTACAAAATCTAACGATATAAAAAAAAATATTATCGAACAATTAACATCTCCCGTTAAATGGAAACAATTAATAGAAAATATGATTAATAATGGAGCAGTTTCCTTTATAGAAGTAGGACCAGGAAATATTTTACAAGGAATAACGAAAAATATTTTCAATAAAATTTATAAAAAATGATTTTTATTAGTA from Blattabacterium sp. (Cryptocercus punctulatus) str. Cpu harbors:
- the fabD gene encoding ACP S-malonyltransferase; this encodes MKAYIFPGQGSQYMGMGKDLYNFSNLAKKLFQLSDDILGFHMKNIMFNGSMEILKKTKYTQLAIYIYSVIKAKILDNFNPDMVAGHSLGELSALTAIDVFSFEDGLILVDKRASLMQEICEYIHGGMAVIFGLKDEIIEKVCKEDHGIVVPSNYNSPGQLVISGEEKSLKRVCQSLKKMGAKRILRLPVHGAFHSPIMEPAKKKLSKFIEKISFKDSKCPIYQNVTAKSVTKSNDIKKNIIEQLTSPVKWKQLIENMINNGAVSFIEVGPGNILQGITKNIFNKIYKK